The following coding sequences are from one Triticum aestivum cultivar Chinese Spring chromosome 5A, IWGSC CS RefSeq v2.1, whole genome shotgun sequence window:
- the LOC123105156 gene encoding 30S ribosomal protein S9, chloroplastic, producing the protein MALSVSSLASAFSHLSLPSTSAPHPLPLLRLHPTTRRAARLVLSASGADAAEPVEAEAPAADDGPEEVLAVEAEEDALSGLALRKYVKQRLPGGFAAQRITATGRRKMASARVVLQEGTGKVFINFRDAKEYLQANPMWVEYCKIPLVTLGFENNYDVFVKVQGGGLSGQAQAICLGVARALLKISPANRVPLRSEGLLTRDTRVVERKKAGLRKARKRPQFSKR; encoded by the exons ATGGCGCTCTCCGTCTCCTCCCTCGCCTCGGCCTTCTCCCACCTCTCCCTCCCCTCCACCTCCGCGCCCCACCCGCTCCCTCTCCTCCGCCTCCACCCCACCACCCGCCGCGCCGCTCGCCTCGTCCTCTCCGCCTCCGGGGCCGACGCCGCCGAGCCGGTCGAGGCGGAGGCGCCTGCCGCCGACGACGGGCCCGAGGAGGTGCTCGCGGTCGAGGCCGAGGAGGACGCGCTCTCCGGGCTGGCGCTGCGCAAGTACGTGAAGCAGCGGCTGCCCGGGGGATTCGCCGCGCAGCGGATCACCGCCACGGGCCGTCGGAAGATGGCGTCCGCCCGCGTCGTGCTCCAGGAGGGCACCGGGAAGGTCTTCATCAACTTCCGCGACGCCAAG GAGTATTTGCAAGCGAATCCGATGTGGGTGGAGTATTGCAAGATCCCCCTGGTGACTCTAGGGTTTGAGAACAACTACGACGTCTTCGTGAAAGTTCAGGGAGGTGGCCTCTCAGGCCAGGCCCAGGCGATCTGCCTCGGCGTGGCGCGTGCGCTGCTGAAGATCAGCCCCGCCAATAGAGTTCCCCTGAGGTCAGAGGGCTTGCTGACCAGAGACACTCGCGTCGTTGAAAGGAAGAAGGCGGGTCTCAGGAAGGCGCGCAAGCGTCCCCAGTTCTCCAAGCGTTAA